Proteins from one Natrinema salinisoli genomic window:
- a CDS encoding DNA cytosine methyltransferase codes for MIENSSPMGQFWYEDEQDLQERLGHCDPPIGVSLFTGAGGFDLGFEQAGFDVRVMVENEETACDTLRLNMEAFNDHTESTIIQEDIREVGTSEILEAADVGVGGITVIFGGPPCQGFSMAGNRDPDDERNALYLEMVRIVHQAKPVFFVMENVPGLATMEDGDVIQRVCDEFRQGGYNVTWDILNAANYGVPQRRKRTFIFGKRIDVMTQPPFGNPQMHIGAVPGRVDHPNFFVEKHDLQPSEQASLDAFTEKPETLNEMLEQMIEQGGT; via the coding sequence GTGATTGAGAACAGCAGTCCGATGGGGCAGTTCTGGTATGAGGACGAGCAGGACTTGCAGGAACGGCTCGGTCACTGCGACCCGCCGATTGGTGTCAGTCTGTTCACCGGGGCAGGCGGGTTTGATCTGGGATTCGAGCAGGCCGGGTTTGATGTTCGCGTCATGGTGGAGAACGAGGAGACCGCCTGCGATACGCTGCGACTGAACATGGAGGCGTTCAACGATCATACGGAGTCGACGATTATCCAAGAGGACATCCGTGAGGTTGGCACGTCAGAGATTCTGGAGGCCGCAGATGTCGGTGTCGGCGGGATCACTGTGATCTTCGGCGGTCCACCGTGCCAAGGGTTTTCGATGGCGGGGAACCGTGACCCGGACGACGAACGGAACGCGCTATACCTGGAGATGGTCCGCATCGTGCATCAGGCCAAGCCCGTGTTCTTCGTGATGGAGAACGTACCGGGATTAGCAACGATGGAGGATGGCGACGTGATTCAGCGGGTGTGCGACGAGTTCCGGCAGGGTGGGTACAACGTCACATGGGATATCTTGAACGCCGCGAACTATGGTGTTCCACAGCGCCGGAAGCGGACGTTCATCTTCGGGAAGCGGATCGATGTCATGACGCAGCCGCCGTTCGGCAACCCACAGATGCATATCGGTGCCGTACCGGGCCGGGTGGACCACCCGAATTTCTTCGTGGAGAAACACGACCTGCAGCCGTCGGAACAGGCGTCACTTGATGCGTTCACAGAGAAGCCGGAAACGCTGAACGAGATGCTGGAACAGATGATCGAGCAGGGTGGTACCTGA
- a CDS encoding DUF6908 domain-containing protein — MNTIQEILELHGFDSVEDMPISYEIKLEVDGFMPLVIEKVDAHRLSVAHYYEQNGDLMRDPEIVFDTQVWVAVEYRQDPFVYQRDEGGLVDATAFALDTWDDDLERQGFVEAAREAAPASPAQEVVA; from the coding sequence ATGAACACAATCCAAGAAATCCTCGAACTCCACGGGTTCGACTCCGTGGAGGATATGCCGATCAGTTACGAAATCAAACTCGAAGTAGACGGTTTCATGCCGCTCGTTATCGAGAAAGTTGACGCACACCGTCTTTCTGTTGCACACTACTATGAGCAGAACGGCGACCTGATGCGTGACCCGGAGATCGTGTTCGATACACAGGTCTGGGTAGCGGTCGAATACCGACAAGATCCGTTCGTCTACCAGCGGGATGAAGGCGGCCTTGTGGACGCGACAGCGTTCGCACTGGATACGTGGGATGACGACCTTGAACGGCAGGGATTCGTGGAGGCGGCCCGTGAGGCCGCTCCTGCCTCTCCTGCACAAGAGGTGGTCGCATGA
- a CDS encoding Fic family protein has translation MIAVNIRKYIEESNKIEGVHEEQAVEDSLDAWQYLRKQERLTHEVIRQTHLRIMERRQPDIAGEYRDCRVYVGGHVPPEPEQVKQLMTELLGAANRPETPVDALRWHVRFEKIHPFADGNGRVGRMLYWWHCHQLGVTPILFRARDRNGYYGLFQEVDTDD, from the coding sequence GTGATTGCAGTTAATATCCGCAAGTACATCGAGGAGTCGAACAAGATTGAGGGTGTTCACGAGGAGCAGGCTGTTGAGGACAGTCTGGATGCGTGGCAGTATCTGCGGAAGCAGGAGCGGTTGACGCATGAGGTGATCCGGCAGACGCATCTGCGGATCATGGAGCGTCGGCAGCCGGATATTGCGGGTGAGTACCGTGATTGCCGGGTGTATGTCGGTGGACACGTGCCGCCAGAACCGGAGCAGGTGAAGCAGTTGATGACCGAGCTTCTGGGTGCGGCGAACCGGCCGGAGACACCGGTCGATGCGCTGCGGTGGCATGTCAGGTTCGAGAAGATCCATCCGTTTGCGGATGGGAACGGCCGTGTTGGTCGGATGCTGTACTGGTGGCACTGTCACCAACTCGGTGTGACACCGATCCTGTTCCGGGCAAGGGACCGAAACGGGTACTACGGTCTTTTCCAGGAGGTCGATACGGATGACTGA
- a CDS encoding N-6 DNA methylase has protein sequence MPVTDALTAIEQQRYSRHNVFDDWLDLMLYALQRRDDPYLEIVEQYDNDRPEGNREIDYFTEAFAQLQQGMAATDADLLGVIYEAYGQSSDAFGQYFTPHNVSDAMAAMNLDDVDSTQYSQDDPLTVADPACGSGRMLISAAQAIPDDVEAAVFYGQDKDPMCGKMTALNLCLFNVDGYAVLGDSLRVEARRLWQTRSSPFGGSVRELDPEEYGNPFEAALSTSDTDDEQIAEDDISADSPALDAVDVELRQATFDEYGGDTS, from the coding sequence ATGCCGGTCACGGACGCACTGACCGCGATCGAGCAGCAAAGGTACAGCCGTCACAACGTGTTCGATGACTGGCTTGATCTGATGCTGTACGCGTTGCAGCGGCGGGACGATCCGTACCTCGAGATCGTGGAACAGTACGACAACGACCGGCCGGAAGGTAACCGCGAGATCGACTACTTCACGGAAGCATTCGCCCAGCTCCAGCAGGGTATGGCGGCAACGGATGCCGACCTGCTCGGTGTGATCTACGAGGCGTACGGCCAGAGCAGTGATGCGTTCGGCCAGTACTTCACGCCGCACAACGTCTCCGATGCGATGGCAGCGATGAACCTCGACGATGTGGACAGTACGCAGTACAGTCAAGATGATCCATTGACGGTAGCTGATCCGGCGTGTGGCAGCGGTCGGATGCTCATAAGTGCGGCCCAGGCCATCCCTGACGACGTGGAGGCTGCGGTGTTCTACGGACAGGACAAGGACCCCATGTGCGGCAAGATGACCGCGCTCAACCTCTGCCTATTCAACGTAGACGGGTACGCGGTCCTCGGTGACTCGCTCCGGGTGGAGGCCCGGCGGCTGTGGCAGACCCGGAGCAGTCCCTTCGGTGGTAGTGTCCGCGAACTCGATCCAGAGGAGTACGGGAATCCGTTTGAGGCCGCCTTGTCCACATCGGACACCGACGACGAACAAATAGCGGAGGACGACATCAGCGCGGATTCACCAGCTCTGGACGCGGTAGATGTGGAACTGCGCCAGGCCACGTTCGACGAGTACGGTGGTGATACGTCGTGA
- a CDS encoding ATP-binding protein — MAWIGNDEDTPSREELAELREMLELVGLSAEKIKQILSMAAMDRDAHDSFVEMYRPQVEEIESRDTYYDWEYPFESYDGDFRIGTNPEGQPVGLTREQLNEHMLIVGRTGAGKTTLFYNLMDECAGMDLPFLVFDFKNDYRHLAGHRDLLVVNWRDLKFNPLQPPPDVSVARWAEVMADTWTHAMGLWKASRGYFIRKLRELYGFYDTDAGEWPSLYELLELVRADEIPYASPRYRYKERLDNRLTGMTGFSGEVFDCSQSYPFEEFLERNVVVELQEPIEDVQVFVVEALLTWIFYYREAQGHRQGLRHVVLFDEAKHVFDVNRERDSDSPNPPISTLMGQVREFGEALIVADHEPSKLSDSLKANTNAKLWMSLGSGKDTEEMQRTFGLDAEETEYTRTLEKGEALLTVADRGPVPVELPDYQLEKSVTETEIRERMRSELDRLDCAERMQPSLFQSEVGEDSSGDEPIEQDENAGDGDDDGPDAVAEALLISIVEEPFLSVSERYDVIGVGSKKGTAAKEELVALDLVSEETVRNGKRGKNPTLLELTEKGRTVLEDRGYDVPETGRRGVEHRYWQHQIKEFYESDGFDVEIEHAVGSESIDVYVERGVVSIAVEVARSAWHELENIRKCLDYGVDRVEVVYLEDGVMDQIRSAVEDEFGGVPDQIEFVPASEYV, encoded by the coding sequence ATGGCATGGATCGGCAACGACGAGGATACGCCGTCCCGGGAGGAGCTCGCGGAGTTGCGGGAGATGCTGGAACTGGTCGGCCTGTCCGCAGAGAAGATCAAGCAGATCCTTTCGATGGCGGCGATGGATCGGGACGCGCACGACAGCTTTGTGGAGATGTATCGGCCGCAGGTCGAGGAGATCGAGAGCCGGGATACGTACTATGACTGGGAGTACCCGTTCGAGTCGTATGATGGGGATTTCCGGATCGGGACGAACCCGGAGGGGCAGCCGGTCGGGTTGACTCGGGAGCAGTTGAACGAGCACATGCTGATTGTGGGTCGGACCGGTGCGGGGAAGACGACCCTGTTCTACAATCTGATGGACGAGTGCGCCGGGATGGATCTGCCGTTCTTGGTGTTCGATTTCAAGAACGATTACCGGCATCTGGCCGGACACCGTGACCTGCTCGTGGTGAACTGGCGGGATCTCAAATTTAATCCGTTGCAGCCGCCGCCCGATGTCTCTGTGGCGCGGTGGGCGGAGGTCATGGCGGATACGTGGACGCACGCGATGGGATTGTGGAAGGCGTCACGCGGCTACTTCATCCGAAAGCTCCGTGAACTGTACGGGTTCTACGATACTGATGCTGGTGAGTGGCCGTCGCTGTACGAACTCTTAGAGCTGGTACGGGCCGATGAGATCCCGTACGCCTCGCCACGGTACCGGTACAAGGAACGTCTGGATAACCGGTTGACCGGGATGACCGGGTTCTCCGGCGAGGTGTTCGACTGCAGTCAGAGCTATCCGTTTGAGGAGTTTCTCGAGCGGAACGTGGTGGTCGAGTTGCAGGAGCCGATCGAGGACGTGCAGGTGTTCGTGGTGGAAGCGTTGTTGACGTGGATCTTCTATTACCGGGAGGCGCAGGGGCATCGGCAGGGGTTGCGGCACGTTGTCCTGTTCGACGAGGCCAAGCACGTGTTCGACGTGAACCGGGAGCGAGACAGTGATTCGCCGAATCCGCCGATATCCACGTTGATGGGGCAGGTCCGGGAATTCGGTGAGGCATTGATCGTAGCCGATCACGAACCGAGTAAGTTGTCGGACTCGCTGAAAGCGAATACGAACGCGAAGCTGTGGATGTCCCTCGGTTCGGGGAAGGATACGGAGGAGATGCAGCGGACGTTTGGGTTGGATGCGGAGGAGACGGAGTATACGCGGACGTTGGAGAAGGGAGAAGCACTGTTGACCGTGGCGGACCGCGGCCCGGTGCCGGTCGAGTTACCGGATTACCAGCTGGAGAAGTCGGTGACCGAGACAGAGATTAGGGAGCGGATGCGGTCGGAACTCGACAGACTGGACTGTGCAGAGCGGATGCAGCCGTCGCTGTTCCAGAGTGAAGTCGGGGAAGACTCGAGTGGTGACGAACCGATAGAGCAGGACGAAAATGCTGGTGACGGTGACGATGACGGACCGGACGCGGTAGCGGAAGCCCTGCTGATCAGTATCGTGGAGGAGCCGTTCCTGTCCGTCTCAGAGCGGTACGACGTGATCGGTGTCGGGTCGAAGAAAGGGACGGCGGCGAAAGAAGAATTGGTGGCTCTAGACTTGGTAAGTGAGGAGACGGTGCGGAACGGAAAGCGCGGGAAGAATCCGACGCTACTGGAGTTGACCGAGAAGGGCCGTACTGTTCTCGAGGACCGTGGGTACGATGTACCGGAGACTGGGAGGCGTGGGGTCGAGCACCGGTACTGGCAACATCAGATTAAGGAGTTTTACGAATCCGACGGGTTTGACGTGGAGATCGAGCACGCGGTGGGGAGTGAGTCGATCGATGTCTATGTCGAGCGCGGTGTTGTGTCGATAGCGGTCGAGGTCGCACGGTCGGCGTGGCACGAACTGGAGAACATCCGGAAATGTCTCGATTACGGGGTGGACCGAGTGGAGGTGGTGTACCTCGAGGACGGTGTCATGGATCAGATACGATCGGCGGTAGAAGACGAGTTTGGTGGAGTGCCGGACCAGATAGAATTCGTCCCGGCATCCGAGTACGTCTGA
- a CDS encoding ATP-binding protein yields the protein MDSTPEAEPELRRRVRQQEVVAELGQQALETDDLDGLMRDASVAVAETLGNEYAKVLELLPDGDEVILRQGVGWRDGLVGAATAPTVLDSQAGYTLVTDEPVIVDDLRTEDRFSGPELLTSHDVVSGISVVVGSVENPWGVLGTHTTAYREFTDHDATFVKSVANILGTAIENDQTETELEESERRYRTLIEHFPNGAVALVDENLRYRTVGGDPLEVAGRTIEEVEDSRVQSLPPELADELVPRYEAALEGESSTFEVRTGDRVYDIRIVPIRDDDGEISSALGMSQDVTERDEYERQLEESERRYRTLVENFPNGAVGLFDWDLRYTAVGGQLLDTLSIDPENRIGKTILELHPDDLVEDIEPHFRAALDGEATSFDVELGDRHLHAHTLPVGNTRGDVFAGMVVVQDDTERRDYQRKLEASNERLEQFAYAASHDLQEPLRMVTSYLQLLESRYGDCFGEDGEAFLEFAVDGAERMRAMIDALLEYSRVESRGDPFEPVDLNAAFDDALADLQLTVDESDAEITTGELPEVAGDTSQLRQVFQNLLSNAITYSGDDPPRVRVSAEQQGDEWVLSVRDEGIGIDPADHDRVFTVFNRLHSREEYEGTGIGLALCRRIVERHGGDIWIDSAPGDGATVSFTVPAESELDA from the coding sequence ATGGACTCGACTCCCGAGGCGGAGCCGGAACTGCGCCGGCGGGTTCGCCAGCAGGAGGTCGTCGCCGAACTCGGGCAGCAGGCGCTCGAGACCGACGATCTCGACGGGTTGATGCGCGACGCCTCGGTCGCAGTCGCGGAGACCCTCGGCAACGAGTACGCGAAAGTCCTGGAACTCCTCCCCGACGGTGACGAGGTGATTCTCCGGCAGGGCGTCGGCTGGCGCGACGGACTCGTCGGCGCGGCGACGGCACCTACCGTTCTGGACTCGCAGGCCGGCTACACCCTGGTCACGGACGAGCCGGTCATCGTCGACGACCTCCGGACCGAGGACCGCTTTTCCGGACCCGAGTTGCTCACCAGCCACGACGTCGTCAGCGGGATCAGCGTCGTCGTCGGATCCGTCGAGAACCCGTGGGGAGTACTGGGAACGCACACGACCGCGTATCGCGAGTTCACGGACCACGATGCGACCTTCGTGAAGAGCGTCGCGAACATCCTCGGAACCGCGATCGAGAACGACCAGACGGAGACCGAGCTCGAGGAGTCCGAGCGCCGTTACCGGACGCTGATCGAACACTTCCCGAACGGTGCCGTCGCCCTCGTCGACGAGAACCTGCGCTACCGGACCGTCGGCGGCGACCCGCTCGAGGTGGCCGGCCGGACGATCGAGGAAGTCGAGGACTCGCGGGTGCAGAGCCTCCCTCCGGAGTTGGCCGACGAACTCGTCCCTCGCTACGAAGCCGCGCTGGAGGGGGAGTCCAGTACGTTCGAGGTCAGAACCGGCGATCGCGTCTACGACATCCGAATCGTCCCGATTCGCGACGACGACGGCGAAATCTCCTCCGCATTGGGGATGTCCCAGGACGTCACCGAACGCGACGAGTACGAACGACAGCTCGAGGAGAGCGAGCGCCGCTACCGAACCCTCGTCGAAAACTTCCCGAACGGGGCGGTCGGTCTGTTCGATTGGGACCTGCGATATACCGCGGTCGGCGGACAGCTCCTGGATACCCTCAGTATCGACCCGGAGAACCGAATCGGAAAAACCATCCTCGAACTCCACCCGGACGACCTCGTCGAAGACATCGAGCCACACTTCCGCGCCGCCCTCGACGGCGAGGCGACCTCGTTCGACGTCGAACTCGGCGATCGACACCTCCACGCACACACCCTACCGGTCGGGAATACCAGAGGCGACGTCTTCGCCGGGATGGTCGTCGTCCAGGACGACACCGAACGCCGGGACTACCAGCGAAAGCTCGAGGCATCCAACGAGCGCCTGGAGCAGTTCGCCTACGCCGCCTCGCACGATCTCCAGGAACCCCTGCGGATGGTCACGAGCTATCTCCAGTTGCTCGAGAGCCGGTACGGTGACTGCTTTGGCGAAGACGGCGAAGCGTTCCTCGAATTCGCCGTCGACGGCGCCGAGCGGATGCGCGCGATGATCGACGCGCTGCTCGAGTATTCCCGAGTCGAGTCTCGAGGCGATCCGTTCGAGCCGGTCGATTTGAACGCGGCGTTCGACGACGCCCTGGCGGATCTGCAGCTCACTGTCGACGAAAGCGACGCCGAGATCACGACCGGGGAATTGCCAGAGGTAGCGGGGGACACCAGCCAACTACGGCAGGTGTTCCAGAACCTGCTCTCGAACGCGATCACGTACAGCGGTGACGACCCGCCGCGCGTCCGCGTCAGTGCCGAACAGCAGGGTGACGAGTGGGTGCTCTCGGTTCGGGACGAGGGGATCGGAATCGATCCGGCGGATCACGACCGCGTCTTCACCGTCTTCAACCGACTGCACAGCCGCGAGGAGTACGAAGGGACGGGGATCGGTCTCGCGCTCTGTCGCCGGATCGTCGAGCGACACGGCGGCGATATCTGGATCGACTCTGCGCCCGGCGACGGGGCAACGGTTTCGTTCACGGTTCCGGCTGAATCCGAGTTAGACGCGTGA
- a CDS encoding tyrosine-type recombinase/integrase — MENLEPIDPETALDLYLTDRDTEVTQATLYSHSSRLGHFVRWCNEQGIDNLNDLTGRKMQEYRMWRREDGDLSPASEKTQMDTVRVFVKYLESIDAAEEDLHVKVRSPLLTGKDNVRDVMLEQDRADEILDYLEKYEYASRPHVLLSLLWHTMMRVGAAHALDVDDYDPDEQLLEIHHQPDTGTPIKNQAKGERLVAISDDLCALLDDWIETRRPDVTDEYGREPLLATRQGRAHKGTLRGDCYRFTRPCIVTGNCPHDRDQDTCSALDHEHPYECPSSVSPHALRRGGITYALNQEWPTKAVSNRANVSEGVIDEHYDRRTKREKMEQRRQYLDNI; from the coding sequence ATGGAGAACTTGGAACCCATCGACCCGGAAACCGCACTGGACCTGTACCTGACCGACCGCGATACCGAGGTCACGCAAGCAACACTGTACTCCCACAGCTCCCGTCTCGGCCATTTCGTGCGCTGGTGCAACGAACAGGGTATCGACAACCTGAACGACTTGACCGGCCGGAAGATGCAGGAATACCGGATGTGGCGCCGCGAAGACGGTGACCTGTCACCGGCCTCCGAGAAGACGCAGATGGATACCGTCCGCGTGTTCGTGAAGTACCTCGAGTCGATCGACGCCGCGGAAGAAGATCTGCACGTCAAGGTCCGATCACCACTGCTGACGGGGAAGGACAACGTCCGTGACGTGATGCTGGAACAGGACCGGGCAGACGAGATCCTGGACTACCTTGAGAAGTACGAGTACGCGTCACGGCCCCACGTCTTGCTGAGCCTGTTGTGGCATACGATGATGCGCGTCGGGGCAGCACACGCGCTCGATGTGGATGACTACGACCCGGACGAGCAACTCTTGGAAATCCATCACCAGCCGGACACGGGCACCCCGATCAAGAACCAAGCGAAGGGTGAGCGGCTGGTCGCAATCTCCGACGACCTCTGTGCACTGCTTGACGACTGGATCGAGACGCGTCGTCCGGATGTCACCGACGAGTACGGCCGCGAACCGTTACTGGCAACACGGCAGGGCCGCGCCCATAAGGGGACGCTGCGCGGTGACTGCTACCGGTTCACTCGACCCTGCATCGTCACCGGGAACTGTCCGCATGACCGCGACCAGGATACCTGTTCGGCGCTCGATCACGAGCATCCGTACGAGTGTCCCTCAAGCGTGAGTCCCCATGCACTGCGGCGTGGCGGGATCACGTACGCGCTTAATCAGGAGTGGCCGACCAAGGCCGTGAGCAACCGGGCGAACGTGTCCGAAGGAGTGATCGACGAACACTATGATCGTCGGACCAAGCGGGAGAAGATGGAGCAGCGACGGCAGTACCTCGACAACATCTGA
- a CDS encoding DUF7563 family protein has product MPTCGECDAYVTSDFVRVFGIDGEVYGCPDCTTYRELQDGEAVDQHDDRT; this is encoded by the coding sequence ATGCCCACCTGCGGCGAATGCGACGCATACGTGACCAGTGACTTCGTCCGCGTATTCGGCATCGACGGCGAAGTCTATGGCTGCCCCGACTGCACGACATACCGGGAACTCCAAGACGGCGAGGCAGTCGACCAACATGACGACCGCACCTGA
- a CDS encoding DNA methyltransferase, producing MKSTMAKELVQTYSSPGDTILDPFSGSGTVPLEAAIEQRAAIGVDRNPYSILLSKAKLNPPETEKKAKQKAKEYLAKIEPHPGKGTESIPEWVADFFHPKTLSGIAQLSPLLREENEHFLLACLLGILHHQRPGFLSYPASNLKPYLRDKKFPRDEYPEKYEYREIESRLISKIERAYRRFPEFDDSLTRSVYMGDTEEIINQEIPNNSVDTIITSPPYMNKLDYGRDNRLRLYFLGIEDYKELDGSPESKKQYRDFLDRFLTEAISVLRPDGNLIFVMGESQRSGAAVDTSEVLTEMVNKNKYGLKMEQVIQDKVPRREINSMSTKSETILALKN from the coding sequence ATGAAGTCCACCATGGCAAAAGAATTGGTTCAGACCTACTCATCACCGGGCGACACTATTCTTGATCCTTTTTCTGGATCTGGCACAGTCCCTCTTGAAGCCGCTATTGAGCAAAGAGCAGCAATCGGCGTGGATAGAAACCCATATTCAATTTTGTTATCGAAAGCAAAATTAAACCCTCCAGAAACAGAGAAGAAGGCCAAGCAGAAGGCTAAAGAATATCTCGCTAAAATTGAGCCACACCCAGGGAAAGGAACTGAATCCATCCCAGAGTGGGTCGCTGATTTCTTCCACCCAAAAACACTGTCCGGAATTGCTCAGCTAAGTCCCTTACTTCGAGAGGAAAACGAACACTTTCTTCTTGCCTGTCTGCTAGGAATTCTCCATCACCAGAGACCTGGATTCCTGTCATATCCTGCTAGCAATTTAAAACCATATCTGAGAGATAAGAAATTCCCACGGGACGAGTACCCGGAAAAATACGAGTATCGGGAGATTGAGTCCCGATTAATCTCGAAAATTGAGCGAGCATACCGTAGGTTTCCAGAATTTGATGATTCTCTCACACGATCAGTATATATGGGAGATACAGAAGAGATTATAAATCAAGAAATCCCAAATAATTCAGTCGACACCATTATCACGAGTCCACCATATATGAACAAACTTGATTATGGGAGGGACAACCGCCTGAGGCTATACTTTTTGGGAATTGAAGATTATAAAGAGTTGGATGGGAGTCCAGAAAGCAAAAAACAATATAGAGACTTCTTAGATAGGTTCCTAACAGAAGCAATCTCTGTACTACGTCCAGACGGAAATTTAATTTTCGTGATGGGCGAGTCACAGCGCTCAGGTGCAGCTGTGGACACCTCAGAAGTTCTTACTGAGATGGTAAACAAAAACAAATATGGTCTAAAAATGGAGCAAGTAATACAAGATAAAGTCCCGAGAAGAGAAATAAACTCAATGTCTACAAAGTCTGAGACAATTTTAGCACTTAAAAACTAA